In Gammaproteobacteria bacterium, one genomic interval encodes:
- the tkt gene encoding transketolase, whose protein sequence is MPSRRELANAIRALAMDAVQKAKSGHPGMPMGMADIAEVLWNDYLKHDPADPKWPDRDRFVLSNGHGSMLLYALLHLAGYDLPMDELKRFRQLHSKTPGHPEYGITPGVETTTGPLGQGLSNAVGMAIAEKALAARFNRPGFKLVDHYTYVFLGDGCLMEGISHEACSLAGTLGLGKLIAFYDDNGISIDGEVHGWFTDDTPKRFEAYGWHVVPGVDGHDPEAVKRAIEEARKADKPSLICCKTIIGYGSPNKQGKEACHGAALGDDEVALARKQLGWNHAPFEIPQDIYKGWDARGRGKAFRENWEGVLKSYRASYPELAAEFERRMQGELPAGWQSKSQAFIEQVSGAGTEVATRKASENSLNGLAPLLPELIGGSADLTGSNQTWWKGSRAVTRQDFGGNYLFYGVREFGMSAVMNGLALHGGFIPYGGTFLTFSDYARNALRMAALIGVGSIYIYTHDSIGLGEDGPTHQSVEHVASLRLMPKMEVWRPADDTETAVAWVRAVERRDGPTCLALSRQNLPHFPRSAEQLAAIRRGGYTLVDCAGTPDAILIATGSEVALAANAAKKLAEKGIKARVVSMPCTSLFDGQDAAYRESVLPAKVTARVAVEAGVTALWHRYVGPQGRVMGLDRYGESAPAKDVFEYFGFTVDNVVKQVEAALGR, encoded by the coding sequence ATGCCCTCCCGCCGCGAACTCGCCAACGCCATCCGCGCGCTCGCCATGGACGCGGTACAGAAAGCCAAGTCAGGCCACCCGGGCATGCCCATGGGCATGGCGGACATCGCCGAGGTCCTTTGGAACGACTATCTGAAGCACGATCCTGCCGACCCGAAGTGGCCGGACCGTGACCGCTTCGTGCTCTCCAACGGCCATGGCTCCATGCTGCTCTACGCGCTGCTGCACCTCGCGGGCTACGACCTGCCGATGGATGAGCTGAAGCGCTTCCGCCAGCTCCACTCCAAGACCCCGGGCCACCCCGAGTACGGCATCACGCCCGGCGTGGAGACCACCACCGGTCCCCTGGGCCAGGGCCTCAGCAATGCCGTGGGCATGGCCATCGCCGAGAAGGCGCTGGCCGCGCGCTTCAACCGTCCCGGGTTCAAGCTGGTGGACCACTACACCTACGTGTTCCTGGGTGACGGCTGCCTAATGGAGGGCATCTCCCACGAGGCCTGCTCCCTCGCCGGCACGCTGGGCCTCGGCAAGCTCATCGCCTTCTATGACGACAACGGCATCTCCATCGACGGCGAGGTGCACGGCTGGTTCACCGACGACACGCCCAAGCGTTTCGAGGCCTACGGCTGGCACGTGGTGCCGGGCGTGGACGGCCACGACCCCGAGGCGGTGAAGCGCGCCATCGAGGAAGCCCGCAAGGCCGACAAGCCGAGCCTCATCTGCTGCAAGACCATCATCGGCTACGGTTCCCCCAACAAGCAGGGCAAGGAAGCCTGCCATGGCGCCGCCCTGGGCGACGACGAGGTGGCGCTGGCCCGCAAGCAACTCGGCTGGAACCACGCGCCCTTCGAGATCCCGCAGGACATTTACAAGGGTTGGGACGCGCGCGGCCGCGGCAAGGCCTTCCGCGAAAACTGGGAAGGCGTGCTGAAGAGCTACCGGGCTTCCTATCCGGAGCTCGCCGCGGAATTCGAGCGTCGCATGCAGGGTGAGCTGCCTGCCGGGTGGCAGTCCAAGTCCCAGGCATTCATCGAGCAGGTCTCGGGCGCCGGCACCGAAGTGGCCACCCGCAAGGCTTCCGAGAACTCGCTCAACGGTCTCGCGCCCCTGCTGCCCGAGCTCATCGGCGGATCCGCGGACCTCACCGGGTCCAACCAGACCTGGTGGAAGGGTTCCCGCGCCGTCACCCGCCAGGATTTCGGCGGCAACTACCTCTTCTACGGCGTGCGCGAGTTCGGCATGTCCGCGGTCATGAACGGCCTTGCCCTGCACGGCGGCTTCATCCCCTATGGCGGCACCTTCCTGACCTTCTCCGACTACGCCCGCAACGCGCTGCGCATGGCGGCGCTCATCGGCGTGGGCAGCATCTATATATATACGCACGATTCCATCGGCCTCGGCGAGGACGGCCCCACCCACCAGTCGGTGGAACATGTGGCCTCGCTGCGCCTCATGCCGAAGATGGAAGTGTGGCGTCCGGCGGACGACACCGAGACCGCCGTGGCCTGGGTACGCGCCGTGGAACGGCGCGACGGCCCGACTTGCCTCGCGCTCTCGCGCCAGAACCTGCCGCACTTCCCGCGCAGCGCGGAGCAGCTCGCGGCCATCCGCCGCGGAGGCTACACGCTGGTGGACTGCGCCGGCACGCCGGATGCGATCCTCATCGCCACCGGCTCCGAGGTGGCACTGGCGGCGAACGCCGCCAAGAAGCTGGCCGAGAAGGGCATCAAGGCGCGGGTGGTCTCCATGCCCTGCACCAGCCTGTTCGACGGGCAGGATGCCGCCTACCGCGAGAGCGTGCTGCCGGCCAAGGTGACGGCGCGGGTGGCCGTGGAGGCGGGCGTGACCGCGCTCTGGCACCGCTACGTGGGACCGCAGGGCCGCGTGATGGGACTGGACCGCTATGGCGAGTCCGCCCCGGCGAAGGACGTATTCGAGTATTTCGGCTTCACCGTCGACAACGTGGTGAAGCAGGTCGAGGCGGCTTTGGGCCGCTGA
- the gap gene encoding type I glyceraldehyde-3-phosphate dehydrogenase — MTIKVGINGYGRIGRNILRALYESKRSDIKIVAVNDLGDAATNAHLTKYDTAHGKFPGEVSVDGDSMVVNGDKIRVFAERDPAKIGWASVGADVVLECTGLFTSKAKASAHIQGGAKKVVISAPGDKDVDATIVYGVNDKTLKGSHTVISNASCTTNCLAPLAKVLHESMGIVGGQMTTIHSYTNDQVLTDVFHKDIRRARSATHSMIPTKTGAAIAMGLVIPELVGKLDGYSIRVPTINVSLVDLSFIAGRDTSVDEIHELMKKASQGPLKGILNYTKEQLVSVDFNHDPASCTYDATLTKVIGRLVKVFGWYDNEWGFSNRMLDTTVAFWNAK; from the coding sequence ATGACCATCAAGGTAGGCATCAACGGTTACGGGCGCATCGGCCGGAACATCCTGCGGGCGCTGTACGAGTCCAAGCGCAGCGACATCAAGATCGTCGCGGTCAACGACCTGGGCGACGCCGCCACCAACGCGCACCTCACCAAGTACGACACCGCCCACGGCAAGTTCCCGGGCGAGGTCTCGGTGGACGGCGACAGCATGGTGGTGAACGGCGACAAGATCCGCGTGTTCGCCGAGCGCGATCCGGCCAAGATCGGCTGGGCCTCGGTGGGCGCCGACGTGGTGCTTGAGTGCACTGGCCTCTTCACCAGCAAGGCCAAGGCCTCTGCCCACATCCAGGGCGGCGCCAAGAAGGTGGTGATCTCCGCCCCCGGCGACAAGGACGTGGACGCCACGATCGTGTACGGCGTGAACGACAAGACCCTGAAGGGTTCCCATACCGTGATCTCCAACGCCAGCTGCACCACCAACTGCCTGGCGCCGCTCGCCAAGGTGCTGCACGAGAGCATGGGTATCGTCGGCGGCCAGATGACCACCATCCATTCCTACACCAACGACCAGGTGCTGACGGACGTGTTCCACAAGGACATCCGCCGCGCCCGTTCCGCGACCCACTCCATGATCCCCACCAAGACCGGCGCCGCCATCGCCATGGGCCTGGTGATCCCGGAACTCGTCGGCAAGCTGGATGGCTATTCCATCCGCGTGCCCACCATCAACGTCTCGCTGGTGGACCTGTCCTTCATCGCCGGCCGCGACACCAGCGTGGATGAGATCCATGAGCTGATGAAGAAGGCGTCCCAGGGCCCGCTCAAGGGCATCCTCAACTACACCAAGGAGCAGCTGGTGTCGGTGGACTTCAACCACGACCCGGCCTCCTGCACCTACGACGCGACCCTGACCAAGGTCATCGGCCGCCTGGTGAAGGTGTTCGGCTGGTACGACAACGAGTGGGGCTTCTCGAACCGCATGCTCGATACCACCGTTGCCTTCTGGAACGCCAAGTGA
- a CDS encoding S8 family serine peptidase has product MDIARGALDLKAVASYAAYLGERQEGTLTAMRQALGRALLPRFQYRYALNGMSVRLTPVEAERIAGLPQVLSVKPVRRYAPSVTLTVHNFPPLAIGTPAAGTDTNASRDWIGAPAVWQLPTNGTDNEGEGVVLADLDTGINSANASFHATGPRDNYVAADPGGLRFGVCDSGNAGQSPLKPSFFQCNDKLLGGYTYTQDTSNDPGSPEDSEGHGSHTASTAVGNFVNVTMNGATTHISGVAPHASLIVYDVCDPTDLCSTDASVAAVEQAIQDQQALKAAWGSHFKGMVLNFSIGGGDAFDDPVEQAFLSAVQAGIYVSAAGGNGGPSNVVLHDPDSPTYPVEHVGPWVATNAASTHDGSFTSNNLENLSGGVSPPAGPLQGAGFTAGFGPNRLVYAGSGDFDGDDPVKGGTMPTSGEQYPASLGVSDDARQCLYPFSAHTFASTDIVVCDRGTIALVDKAYNVKQGGAGGLVIKTTSGSSQDLPVETYLIPATLLALTEGNELGNWIAASTGSTLTAQISGSTLTTDPSHADELAGFSSRGPTGTRFDALVKPDLTAPGVDVLAAVSNPAHTDGCGGCASKPESYDFYQGTSMATPHDSGAAALLMQAHPHWTPPEVKSALMLTAVTTGLTDQCKSLDSGENCVAGSSLPSPQVRGAGRIDVEAAQRTGIVMDVGDFEDGDLTVLNLPSLGNDTCAPTCVWSRVLSSAFSSATVNYSVSVSHLSPGLQVRVSPAHFTLVPGDTVSLSVTADTGALPKDKWAFAQVDITTSDTGDAGTMVPDMHLALAARATVPAPHMSIRHDELSYTVTGGQAAETHSFTIKNDGRKTLHWSVALQGGPTGVALDCKDIGMPGLSLGFRTGSVLPNASEDVSVTFEAGNLATGHYDGEVCVNSDASDNPQIVLPVSAQVKAASGGGGGGGFGLLSLAALALVLKRQMQRD; this is encoded by the coding sequence ATGGATATCGCACGCGGCGCGCTCGATCTCAAGGCCGTCGCGAGCTATGCGGCTTACCTCGGCGAACGCCAGGAGGGCACGCTCACGGCGATGCGCCAGGCGCTGGGCCGCGCGCTGCTGCCGCGCTTCCAGTACCGCTACGCGCTGAACGGCATGTCGGTGCGGCTCACCCCCGTCGAGGCGGAGCGCATCGCGGGATTGCCGCAGGTCTTGTCAGTGAAGCCGGTGCGCCGGTACGCGCCCTCGGTCACCCTCACGGTCCACAACTTCCCTCCATTGGCCATCGGCACGCCCGCCGCGGGCACCGATACCAACGCGAGCCGCGACTGGATCGGCGCGCCGGCGGTGTGGCAGCTGCCCACCAACGGCACCGACAACGAGGGTGAGGGTGTGGTGCTCGCGGACCTCGACACCGGCATCAACTCGGCCAATGCCTCGTTCCATGCCACCGGCCCCCGCGACAACTACGTGGCCGCGGACCCTGGTGGACTGCGCTTCGGTGTCTGCGACAGCGGCAACGCCGGCCAGAGTCCGCTGAAGCCCTCGTTCTTCCAGTGCAACGACAAGCTGCTGGGCGGCTACACCTATACCCAGGACACCAGCAATGACCCCGGCTCGCCGGAGGACTCCGAAGGTCACGGCTCCCACACCGCCAGCACCGCGGTGGGCAACTTCGTGAACGTGACCATGAACGGCGCCACCACCCACATCTCGGGTGTGGCGCCCCATGCCAGCCTTATCGTCTACGACGTCTGCGACCCGACGGACCTGTGCTCCACCGATGCCAGCGTGGCGGCGGTGGAGCAGGCGATCCAGGACCAGCAGGCACTCAAGGCGGCCTGGGGTTCGCACTTCAAGGGCATGGTGCTGAACTTCTCCATCGGCGGCGGCGACGCGTTCGACGATCCGGTGGAGCAGGCCTTCCTGTCGGCTGTGCAGGCGGGCATCTACGTGTCTGCCGCCGGCGGCAACGGCGGTCCCAGCAATGTGGTGCTGCATGATCCGGACTCCCCCACGTACCCGGTGGAGCACGTCGGGCCCTGGGTGGCGACCAATGCCGCCTCGACCCATGACGGCAGCTTCACCAGCAACAATCTTGAGAATCTCTCCGGGGGCGTCAGTCCGCCTGCGGGCCCGCTGCAGGGCGCCGGCTTCACGGCGGGTTTCGGCCCCAATCGGCTGGTCTACGCAGGCAGCGGCGACTTCGATGGAGATGACCCGGTGAAGGGCGGCACAATGCCCACTTCGGGCGAGCAATATCCAGCCAGTCTGGGCGTCAGCGACGATGCCAGGCAGTGCCTGTACCCTTTTTCGGCACACACTTTCGCCAGCACTGACATCGTGGTCTGTGACCGCGGCACCATAGCGCTGGTAGACAAGGCTTATAACGTAAAACAGGGCGGTGCGGGCGGCCTGGTGATCAAGACCACCAGTGGCAGCAGCCAAGACCTTCCGGTCGAAACCTATCTCATCCCGGCTACGCTCCTTGCACTCACCGAAGGCAATGAGTTGGGCAACTGGATCGCAGCTAGCACGGGTAGCACGCTGACTGCCCAAATATCGGGCTCCACGCTGACCACTGATCCGTCCCACGCGGATGAGCTTGCGGGTTTCAGCTCCCGCGGCCCCACCGGCACCCGCTTCGACGCTCTGGTGAAGCCGGACCTGACGGCGCCCGGCGTGGACGTGCTGGCGGCGGTCTCTAACCCCGCCCATACCGACGGCTGCGGCGGCTGTGCCAGCAAGCCGGAGAGCTACGATTTCTACCAGGGCACCTCCATGGCGACGCCCCACGACAGCGGCGCGGCCGCGCTGCTCATGCAGGCGCATCCGCACTGGACGCCGCCGGAAGTTAAGTCGGCGCTAATGCTCACTGCCGTTACCACCGGCCTCACCGATCAGTGCAAGAGCCTGGATTCCGGTGAGAACTGCGTGGCAGGCAGTTCGCTGCCCTCACCCCAGGTGCGCGGAGCCGGCCGCATCGACGTGGAGGCGGCCCAACGTACCGGCATCGTCATGGATGTGGGCGACTTCGAGGACGGCGATCTCACGGTGCTCAACCTGCCGAGCCTGGGCAACGACACCTGTGCGCCTACCTGCGTCTGGTCGCGCGTCTTGAGCAGCGCTTTCAGCAGCGCGACGGTCAACTACAGCGTGAGCGTGAGCCACTTGAGTCCGGGCCTGCAGGTGCGCGTCTCGCCTGCGCACTTCACCCTGGTACCGGGCGACACCGTCAGCCTAAGCGTAACTGCCGATACCGGCGCCCTGCCCAAGGACAAGTGGGCCTTCGCCCAGGTGGACATCACCACCAGCGACACCGGCGACGCGGGCACGATGGTGCCGGACATGCATCTGGCCCTGGCGGCGCGCGCGACGGTGCCCGCGCCCCACATGAGCATCCGCCACGACGAACTCAGCTACACGGTGACGGGCGGCCAGGCCGCCGAGACCCACAGCTTCACCATCAAAAACGATGGCCGGAAGACCCTGCATTGGAGCGTGGCCCTACAGGGCGGTCCCACGGGCGTCGCATTGGACTGCAAGGACATCGGGATGCCGGGCCTGAGCCTGGGCTTCCGTACCGGCAGCGTGCTGCCGAATGCTAGCGAGGATGTGAGCGTGACTTTCGAGGCTGGGAACCTCGCTACGGGCCACTACGACGGCGAGGTCTGTGTGAACAGCGATGCCTCGGACAACCCTCAGATCGTGCTGCCGGTATCGGCCCAGGTGAAGGCGGCTTCCGGTGGTGGAGGAGGAGGCGGCTTCGGCTTGCTCAGCCTCGCGGCCCTGGCGCTGGTACTGAAGCGACAGATGCAGAGAGACTAA
- the pyk gene encoding pyruvate kinase, with protein sequence MPRRTKIVATLGPATDTLEVMENIVRAGVDVVRLNFSHGEPAEHQRRLDLVRRAAAAVGKDVGVLGDLQGPKIRIENFKARKVTLKDGQRFVFDAELGDDDGDETQVGLTYKDLPKDVKTGDVLVLGDGEVSMSVVEVIGPRIICIVINGGDVSNHKGINRQGGGLSAGALTEKDYADIRLAAQLGVDYLAVSFPRDASDIEQARILLNAAGSRAGIIAKIERSEAIKNLDDIISASDAVMIARGDLAVEIGDAELPGVQKHIIHRARDLNRTVITATQMMESMINSPVPTRAEVLDVANAVMDGTDAVMLSGETATGKYPVKTVEAMARVCLGAEKHRNTQRSRHRMDQKFKSVDEAIAMAVMYTANHMDVKAIIALTESGSTALWMSRISSGIPIYAMTRHESTRRRVTLCRGVYPVAFDVMHTDPDHVLKDAADELKRQRIVINGDYVICTKGEFSGITGGTNSLKIVRVGD encoded by the coding sequence ATGCCCCGCAGAACAAAAATAGTCGCCACCCTCGGGCCCGCCACCGATACCCTGGAAGTGATGGAGAACATCGTCCGCGCCGGGGTGGACGTGGTGCGGCTGAACTTCTCCCACGGTGAGCCCGCCGAACACCAGCGCCGCCTGGACCTGGTGCGCCGCGCCGCCGCGGCGGTGGGCAAGGACGTGGGCGTGCTTGGCGACCTGCAGGGCCCCAAGATCCGCATCGAGAACTTCAAGGCCAGGAAGGTCACCCTCAAAGACGGCCAGCGCTTCGTCTTCGACGCCGAGCTCGGCGACGACGACGGCGACGAGACCCAGGTGGGCCTCACCTACAAGGACCTCCCCAAGGACGTGAAGACCGGCGACGTGCTGGTGCTGGGGGACGGCGAGGTCTCCATGAGCGTGGTCGAGGTCATCGGCCCGCGCATCATCTGCATCGTCATCAACGGCGGCGACGTGTCCAACCACAAGGGCATCAACCGCCAGGGCGGCGGCCTCTCGGCCGGCGCGCTCACCGAGAAGGACTACGCGGACATCCGCCTGGCGGCGCAGCTGGGCGTGGACTACCTCGCGGTCTCGTTCCCCCGCGACGCCTCCGACATCGAGCAGGCGCGCATACTATTGAACGCCGCCGGAAGCCGCGCCGGCATCATCGCGAAGATCGAGCGCTCCGAGGCCATCAAGAACCTGGACGACATCATCAGCGCCTCCGACGCGGTGATGATCGCCCGCGGCGACCTGGCGGTGGAGATCGGCGACGCCGAGCTGCCGGGCGTGCAGAAGCACATCATCCACCGGGCCCGCGACCTCAACCGCACCGTCATCACCGCCACCCAGATGATGGAGTCCATGATCAACAGCCCGGTGCCGACCCGCGCCGAGGTGCTGGACGTGGCGAACGCGGTCATGGACGGCACCGACGCGGTGATGCTCTCCGGCGAGACCGCCACCGGCAAGTACCCTGTCAAGACGGTGGAGGCCATGGCGCGGGTGTGCCTGGGCGCGGAGAAGCACCGCAACACGCAGCGTTCGCGCCACCGCATGGACCAGAAGTTCAAGAGCGTGGACGAGGCCATCGCCATGGCGGTGATGTACACCGCGAACCACATGGACGTGAAGGCCATCATCGCGCTCACCGAGTCCGGTTCCACCGCGCTGTGGATGTCGCGCATCAGTTCCGGCATCCCCATCTACGCCATGACCCGCCACGAGAGCACGCGCCGCCGCGTGACCCTGTGCCGCGGCGTGTATCCGGTGGCCTTCGACGTGATGCATACCGACCCGGACCACGTGCTCAAGGACGCCGCCGACGAGCTGAAGCGCCAGCGCATCGTGATCAACGGCGACTACGTGATCTGCACCAAGGGCGAGTTCTCCGGCATCACCGGCGGGACGAACAGTCTCAAAATTGTCCGGGTGGGCGATTAG
- a CDS encoding sensor histidine kinase, which yields MQTAAPSLASRLARPLLAVHRRLLPNADWAGWTPYLWLLYLGFFFVPWPGMEPWDTPKWVFSIAAALIFIVMYFRSFSCQRRELHRILAGIATLGYIFVAYTGNGHTFIIYACALSSHYGNLRRSLTALGLILIGFSLEATGLAFLPGFGYSHTIWFWLPTFMIGGIIGAANAWFADDEAKRRVISQSQEEIRRLAATAERERIARDLHDLLGHTLTLITVKAELAARLAERNVADAAPEVRELERISRDALRQVREAVGGYRNGGLNGELVNARVALDAARVELAADVDARGCPATHDNLFALVLREAVTNIVRHSGARRCSVELLRHGMALRLNIRDDGRGGNLREGNGLRGMRERLAALDGSLYIESDRKGTLLTAVLPLPQLEDAPEASTRPLRKSA from the coding sequence ATGCAGACCGCCGCCCCCTCCCTCGCTTCCCGCCTGGCCCGGCCGCTCCTGGCCGTGCACCGGCGGCTGTTGCCGAACGCGGACTGGGCGGGCTGGACGCCTTACCTTTGGTTGCTCTACCTCGGCTTCTTCTTCGTCCCCTGGCCGGGGATGGAGCCTTGGGACACCCCAAAGTGGGTGTTCTCCATCGCCGCCGCGCTGATCTTCATAGTGATGTATTTCCGCAGCTTCAGCTGCCAGCGGCGGGAGCTGCACCGCATCCTCGCCGGCATCGCGACGCTGGGCTACATCTTCGTCGCCTACACCGGCAACGGCCACACCTTCATCATCTATGCCTGCGCCCTGAGCTCGCACTACGGCAACCTGCGCCGCAGCCTCACCGCCCTGGGGCTGATCCTGATCGGCTTCAGCCTGGAAGCCACCGGCCTGGCCTTCCTCCCCGGCTTCGGGTACTCCCATACGATCTGGTTCTGGCTGCCCACCTTCATGATCGGCGGCATCATCGGCGCCGCCAACGCCTGGTTCGCGGACGACGAGGCCAAGCGCCGGGTGATCAGCCAGTCGCAGGAGGAGATCCGCCGGCTCGCCGCCACCGCCGAGCGCGAGCGCATCGCCCGCGACCTGCACGACCTCCTGGGCCATACCCTCACCCTCATCACCGTCAAGGCCGAGCTCGCGGCGCGCCTGGCCGAACGCAATGTGGCGGATGCGGCGCCGGAGGTGCGCGAGCTGGAGCGCATCTCCCGCGACGCGCTACGCCAGGTGCGCGAGGCGGTAGGCGGCTACCGTAACGGCGGCCTGAACGGCGAGCTGGTCAACGCGCGGGTGGCGCTGGACGCCGCGCGGGTCGAGCTCGCCGCCGACGTGGATGCCCGCGGCTGCCCGGCGACCCACGACAACCTGTTCGCGCTGGTGCTGCGCGAGGCCGTCACCAACATCGTGCGCCACTCGGGCGCGCGCCGCTGCAGCGTGGAACTGCTGCGCCACGGGATGGCCCTGCGGCTCAACATCCGCGACGATGGCCGGGGCGGCAACCTGCGGGAAGGCAACGGCCTGCGCGGCATGCGCGAGCGCCTAGCGGCCTTGGACGGCTCCCTGTACATCGAATCGGACCGCAAAGGCACGCTGCTGACAGCGGTGCTGCCGCTGCCACAGCTCGAGGATGCCCCCGAGGCTTCCACCCGTCCCCTGAGGAAGTCCGCATGA
- a CDS encoding acyl-CoA thioesterase — translation MNERYVRTFQVIWADLDPNAHMRHSAYADYGAQARIGFLTEHGFGLREFHQLKLGPILFREDLRYMREIRANEKISVTCEAVGISPNRKHWRIRHRIVREDGELACTIDCQGAWFDLVNRKVIAAPPALAAVMEQMPKSEDYAEFEPKKEG, via the coding sequence ATGAACGAGCGCTACGTCAGGACCTTCCAGGTGATCTGGGCCGACCTCGATCCCAACGCCCACATGCGCCACAGCGCCTATGCCGACTACGGCGCCCAGGCGCGCATCGGCTTCCTCACGGAGCATGGCTTCGGACTCCGGGAGTTCCACCAGCTCAAGCTCGGACCGATCCTGTTCCGGGAAGATCTGCGCTACATGCGGGAGATCCGCGCCAACGAGAAGATCAGCGTCACCTGCGAGGCGGTGGGTATCTCTCCCAACCGCAAGCACTGGCGCATCCGCCACCGCATCGTGCGGGAGGACGGCGAGCTCGCCTGCACCATCGACTGCCAGGGCGCCTGGTTCGATCTCGTCAACCGCAAGGTGATAGCTGCCCCGCCGGCACTCGCCGCGGTGATGGAACAGATGCCGAAGTCGGAGGATTACGCAGAGTTCGAACCGAAGAAAGAAGGCTAG
- a CDS encoding phosphoglycerate kinase, with translation MNILKMTDLDLKGKRVLVREDLNVPVADGKVTSDARIRAALPTVQLALKAGARVMLVSHLGRPKEGEYDPALSLAPVAERLTELLGVKVPLAKDWIDGMDVAPGTAVLCENVRFLKGEKKDDEALARKMAALCDIYVMDAFGTAHRAEASTHGVGKYAPVSCAGPLLAGELEALGRALANPARPLVAIVAGSKVSTKLTVLESLTKVVDQLIVGGGIANTFIAAEGHKVGKSLYEADLVPEAKRLTQAAKARGADIPVPTDVVVAAAFDANAEADVRKVDAVGADEMILDIGPDTAAHYAALLKQAGTIVWNGPVGVFEFDQFGEGTRVLAEAIASSKAFSIAGGGDTLAALDKYGVADRISYVSTGGGAFLEFLEGKTLPAVAMLEERATAARKRA, from the coding sequence GTGAACATACTCAAGATGACGGACCTGGACCTCAAGGGCAAGCGCGTGCTGGTCCGCGAGGACCTGAACGTGCCGGTGGCGGACGGCAAGGTGACCAGCGACGCGCGCATCCGCGCCGCGCTGCCCACCGTGCAGCTCGCCCTCAAGGCCGGCGCCCGCGTGATGCTGGTCTCGCACCTGGGCCGTCCCAAGGAAGGGGAGTATGACCCCGCGCTGTCCCTCGCCCCGGTGGCCGAGCGCCTGACCGAGCTGCTGGGCGTGAAGGTGCCGCTGGCGAAGGACTGGATCGATGGCATGGACGTGGCGCCCGGCACCGCGGTGCTCTGCGAGAACGTGCGCTTCCTGAAAGGCGAGAAGAAGGATGACGAGGCGCTGGCCCGCAAGATGGCCGCGCTCTGCGACATCTATGTGATGGATGCCTTCGGCACCGCCCATCGCGCCGAGGCCTCCACCCACGGCGTGGGCAAGTATGCCCCGGTGTCCTGCGCTGGCCCGCTGCTGGCGGGTGAGCTGGAGGCCTTGGGAAGGGCGCTGGCGAACCCGGCGCGGCCGCTGGTGGCCATCGTCGCCGGCTCCAAGGTCTCCACCAAGCTCACGGTGCTGGAGTCCCTCACCAAGGTGGTGGACCAGCTCATCGTGGGCGGCGGCATCGCCAACACCTTCATCGCGGCCGAGGGCCACAAGGTGGGCAAGTCCCTGTACGAGGCGGACCTGGTGCCCGAGGCCAAGCGCCTGACCCAGGCCGCCAAGGCGCGCGGCGCCGACATCCCGGTGCCCACCGATGTGGTGGTGGCGGCGGCGTTCGATGCCAACGCCGAGGCTGACGTGCGCAAGGTGGACGCGGTGGGCGCCGACGAGATGATCCTCGACATCGGTCCCGACACCGCCGCGCACTACGCGGCGCTGCTCAAGCAGGCCGGCACCATCGTCTGGAACGGCCCGGTGGGCGTGTTCGAGTTCGACCAGTTCGGGGAGGGTACCCGCGTGCTGGCGGAGGCGATCGCCTCCAGCAAGGCTTTCTCCATTGCCGGCGGCGGCGACACCCTGGCGGCGCTGGACAAGTACGGCGTGGCGGACCGCATCTCTTACGTCTCGACGGGCGGCGGCGCGTTCCTGGAGTTCCTGGAGGGCAAGACGCTCCCGGCCGTCGCGATGTTGGAGGAAAGGGCCACTGCGGCACGCAAGCGCGCCTGA
- a CDS encoding response regulator transcription factor, with the protein MIRVLIAEDQSLILGALAALLDMEEDIEIVARAANGRDALKLALETRPEVVVTDIEMPGMTGLEFASALKEQQHPARIIIVTTFARPGYLRRALSAGVRGYLLKDAPAEQLAEAIRTVQRGGKAIAPELAAEAWDSEDPLNDRERQVLRLAGEGLSSGDIARQLFLSEGTVRNYLSEAIGKLGAANRIEAARIARQKGWL; encoded by the coding sequence ATGATCAGGGTGCTCATCGCCGAGGACCAATCCCTGATCCTGGGCGCGCTGGCGGCGCTGCTCGACATGGAAGAGGACATCGAGATCGTGGCCCGCGCCGCCAACGGCCGGGATGCCCTCAAGCTCGCATTGGAGACGCGCCCGGAGGTGGTGGTGACCGACATCGAGATGCCGGGCATGACCGGCCTCGAGTTCGCCTCCGCCCTCAAGGAGCAGCAACACCCGGCCCGCATCATCATCGTCACCACTTTCGCCCGCCCCGGCTACCTGCGCCGCGCGCTCTCGGCCGGCGTGCGGGGCTACCTGCTCAAGGACGCGCCCGCCGAGCAGCTGGCGGAGGCGATCCGCACCGTGCAGCGCGGCGGCAAGGCCATCGCCCCCGAACTCGCGGCGGAGGCCTGGGACAGCGAGGATCCGCTCAACGACCGGGAGCGCCAGGTGTTGCGCCTTGCAGGCGAGGGCCTCTCCAGCGGCGACATCGCCAGGCAGCTCTTCCTCTCGGAAGGCACTGTGCGCAACTACCTCTCGGAAGCCATCGGCAAGCTGGGTGCCGCGAACCGCATCGAGGCGGCACGCATAGCACGCCAGAAAGGCTGGTTATGA